The genomic DNA CACGCCTGATTCAGAAACATCAAATAAAAATGAACAATTACTCTTATTCAACCCATCGACCGATGCGACAGGAACGGTCGGGAAGAAACGTTTAACAAGTGTCGAAGGGGTGAAGGAATGCACGGTCAAATACCCTTTTGCATTCAATCCATGACGCAAATCACCGGTCTTCAATTGACCATCGGCACGCACTCCGAGAAAACGGGCACGCAAACCTTCCATAGATACGGTTTGGGTCCTCGAATCAACGACAAGCCGTCCGACCAACTCGCCGGGATTGGCCCCCTTTGGCAGGAATTCTCCACCAATCGACGCATACACGGTTGCATCCTGGAGTTGAAGATGCCCCTCTTCTACGCCCACTCCACCTTTAAGCGCCAAGCTGGATTCAACCAGCCCATTCTCCCATGAAAAATCACTGTTGGCAGAAAAAGCAATATCCTGACCGGGTATAATGACACCTGTTCGAATGTTGACACCGCTGAGTTCAAATGACTCTGTTTCAGTATTGCCAGCATACACCACAGTGGCATCAACAACATCCACACCGTTAATTGAGATTTCTTCAAAAGGGTTTTCATCAACTGCTGCGGCCTCTTTTCCGGTCCACCTGTCAACAACAGGCTGCCAGTTGAGTTCACCTTCAGGAGATTGAACAACATTGATGTCCATCCCTTCAATCACGACAGTTCGGAGATTGAGTTGCCGGGACAGCAAAGGTATCAGTTTCGCACTTACGAGAATGGAATCAATACGGACAAGAGGAATTTCATCACCAGACGAACCGACAGCCAAATCAAGAATTTCAAGCGAAAGTTTTGGATAAACAGCTATATTAAGCTCGCCGTGGAGGACTACCGGTACCCCGGCCACACCTTCAAGTACCTCGGTAAATCGCTCCCTGAACCCATCCGTATCAACATAATGAGATGCCCAGAAAAGCCCCCCAGCAAACATGAGGACACAGAAAAATACGATCTCTCCCAAAAGAGTAAGAAACCGACTGAACATCCTCACTTCTTGCTGCCTCCAAATCAATCTTTAACGTCTGAAGCCGGTGCCTTGGTCTTGTAAAGCACAGAACTCCACAAATCCAATCCGGCATCTGCTGCAACGCGCTTGCACTTGACTTTGAACGCGCAGTACACATTTGGCCAACGCCCTTCTAAGGCTTCGAAATTTCCCTGCCCCTTGCTCAGTATCAAATCAGCCTCGCGCATTTGATCCAAAAACTCAGGCTTACACCGCTCAAGAACAGTACCGGGCGTATCTACACCACTCTCAATGACTTCACATAGCTTTGTCATACCGACAAATTCTGCATCAACCATGGTCGAGTCGTTGATAACAGGCTGAGAACGAACGACATACGTAACCTTGCATCCCCGTCGCTGCAATTCCTCCACCAAGAGCATGTCGAGAACAATCTCCCCTGTATTATCGCCTAAAACAAGGATATTTGCTCCAGGTGCAGCCTTCGCCTTCACTTCATTCAAGGTATCAGGAGACACTGATTGGGATACACTCTTCAACTCGGACTCCCAATCGATATCAATATCCACTCCCCGGTCGATATAATTGCCAATAATAGCAAGCTCCAACGCCAACCCAAACGAATCCCCATCCTTCGCCACGCGCTCGTCTTCTACCAGCTTCTTAAGAGCTGGAAGCATCTTCAGAACACAAAGGTTGGCTTCACGCTTATCTTCCAAATAGAGATCGCTACACCCCGTCATTTCGGAAACAAGATTTCCCAAATGGCGAGCAATGGCAGGAGGAGAAAGAGTCAAGTCCAGTTCTCCGAGTTTGCGCCCCCAAGCCATGACAATTTTCTGATGCATTTCCTCGTCATTCGGGCAGGCAAGCTGTGCTTCCCGCAAAACCATTTTCATGAAGCAGGGCATGCATTCAAGAGAGGTATTCATTTCTCCACACCTTATAAGGATATTTTTATAAAATAATACTAATTACTGCAACTAATTACAATTACGAAAAACAATAAACTCAAAGTCCAATGGCATGAGTAAGCACTACTTGCAAGAATGTTTGCAAGCAAGAAAAAGAAAAACGTTAATTAAGGGAAAAATAAAAAGAGAAGATACTAAAAATCACTTCCAAAGAATGACACAACAAAACGACCTGATAACGTAACAATCGTTACGTTAAACGTCATTTCACTTAACAGTACATGGAAGTCAAAATGTTTTTTTGGATCTTGGGAAAAAACTAAGAATCGAACTGCCCAGCGGTCAAACCTATGATGGAGATACCTGATTTATCAGCACAAGCAATGGCTTCCTGACTGTCGAAGAAAAGACTTTTGCCAGCTTCCACCCCAAGGCATGTAGCACCACCGTCAGCCATCACCTTGATGGTATCAAGGCCAAAGCTGGGCAAATCTACCTGCTCCTGCTGTCCCGGCTTGAACACCTTGGTCACCACACAACCGGGTCCACCGAGCTTGCAACCACGGCGTATAGCCTCATCTGTCCCCTCCAAGGCTTCAACCGCTGAGACAATACCTTCGCGGACGACAAGACACTGACCTACATCCATTCGACCAAGTTCCTTGGCGATCTTCCATGAGAACTGAAGGTCTTCCATCTCTCTGTCGTCAGGCTTCCGCTTGGTCAAAACTCCTGCGGGCGTGAGCAGTTCCGGCAAAAATTCATGTGCGGGAACAACCGGCATCCCTTCTCGTTCCAGTTCTCCAGACAGCGCTCCCAGTATGGCGGAATCGCCTTTGTTCTTCTGCTGAAACAGGAGCTTGACTGCGCGCATGTCAAGATGCCGGATATCCATGACTTTCGGCTTACTGATCGTACCGGCCATAATGACCCGATCAACCCCGTTCGACTTGAAATAATCAATGAGCTTACCAAGCTTGCCAAGTTTCAATTCCTTCCAGACATCAGCATAGGGAACAACATCCATATTGGTGTGACCGGTAAACCCGGCAACAACCAATCGGTGTCCATGTGCCTTAATGCCTTTTGCAACTAAAATGGGAAACTGAAGTCCGCCTGCGATCAAGCCAATCGTGGAGCCTGTCTTTGTCATGCGCGCCCGCTAGGAATCACTGTTACCGTGACGTTGTTTATGGTCAGGAGTTACGCCATTCTTGCTTTCTCGAATGAATGCAACAAGTCGCTCAACCTCGGGAATACCGACAATTTCCGCCTCAACTTGGGCAAGACTCTGCTCACGGGTCAAACCGGAGCGGAAGATGATTTTATAGGCTTTTTTCAACCCTTTGCAGGTTGCTGCGTCAAAGCCATTCCGCCTGAGTCCTATAAGGTTCGGTCCAAACAATTTTCCACGCACACCATGAGCGAGCATGTAAGGAGGCACATCAAGTTTATAACCGCTTGCTCCGCCAAGGAAAGTATACTCACCGATTCGGATAAACTGCTGAACAGCGGACATACCGCTGATGATCACGTTACGTCCAACTTCAACATGACCGGCAAGGTTAACGGCATTGGCCATGATGACATTATCATCCACGATGCAGTCATGAGCGATATGAGCGTAAGCCATAAACATGCAGTTCGAGCCAATGCGGGTTTCACCAGCCCCCTGCACAGTGCCTCGGTGAATAGTTACACACTCACGAATGCTGTTATTATCACCAATTCGGGTGTAGGTTTTTTCTCCCTGATACGCGGTGTGTTGAGGTTCGCCACCTATGACCGCATGAGAGTGAACATGATTGCCTGCCCCCAATTCGGTATAATCCTTGATGACGACATGAGACTCAAGAAACGTTCCGTCTCCGATCTTGCATTCTGCACCAACAACGACATAGGGGCCAATTTTGACATCAGCCCCCAACTCTGCGGTTGAATCAATTACCGCACTCGGATGAATATCGGAAGCCACTACATATCCCCTTTATGGGCTACAGCCGCGGAAAACTCGCCCTGAGCCACAATCTGTCCATCCACTTCCGCAACGCCTTTCATCCGCCAGATATTCATCTTATGCTTTTCGTACGAAACATTGAGAATAAGCTTATCTCCAGGCACGACGGGTTTGCGAAATTTCACCTTGTTCAGACCGGTAAACAAAAAGACCTTGTCCCCGAGCGGTTCCTTCACGGTGCTCATGACAAAGACACCACCGGCCTGAGCCAAAGCCTCAAGAATAAGCACACCCGGCATAACAGGAAGACCCGGAAAATGGCCTTGGAAAAAAGGCTCATTGATGCTGACGTTCTTATACGCCTTAAGCCGGACACCACTTTCAAATTCAAGCACTCTGTCTACCAGCAAAAAAGGATAACGATGCGGCAGCATCTCCATTATCTGCTTGATATCGAGATTAAATTCATTGCTCATTCTAATCATCACTCCCGGCGGCATCTTTCACCGCTTTGAGTTCTTTTTCGAGTTTTCGTACCCGTTTGAAAAGATCCGGCAGTTTTGGAAGGCATACACCGGCGGCCTTTCTGTATGTCCCGGCGGGCATGGCAGGCGTTCCCATGAGGACACTGCCTGAAGCGACTTTACCGGAAACACCGCCCTGTGCGCCGATAACAACATCATCACCAATATCAACATTGTCAGCAACGCCGACCTGACCGGCAAGCACAACACCGTTGCCGACCTGAGTACTGCCGCCAATGCCGACCTGACCGACTATAAGGCAATGCTCACCGATCTGGACATTGTGTCCGATCTGAACAAGATTATCGATCTTGGTCCCGGCCCCGATTCTGGTCGAATCAAGTGCCGCTCGGTCAATGGCTGAATTGGCTCCGATCTCTACGTTATCAGCGACATCAAGAGTACCTATTTGAGGGATTTTCATATGTCCTGCGGGTGTTTGGGCATATCCAAAGCCATCACCACCCAGGACGGCCCCGGGCTGTAAGATAACATTATTGCCCAATGTGATTCCACCCATGACAACCGAATTAGGATACATGATACATTTGCTGCCCAAACGACTCCTTTCACCAAGATAACACCCGGCAAAAAGAACACATCCGGGACCGACAACGGCGTCCGCGCCGACAAAAGCGAATGGGTAAATCACAGCATCATCTGCGATATCCGCATCCGGATGTACGTAGGCAAGTTCACTCACACCTTCAAGGCACCCCTGAGGCTGAGCAAACAAATTCACTACCTTGGCCAAATCCATGTAAACATTGGAACTGACCAAGGCACAATCCAGCTTTTCCACATACGGGGCGGATGTGAGTACACATCCGGCCCCGGTTGTTTCCAACTGAGAAGCATATTTGGGATTGACCAAAAAGGACATTTCATCCGCCTGCGCCTTGTCCAAGGTGCTGACGCCAGTAATATCCCGGTCTTCCCCAGTGTATTCAAGCCCCAGCTTTTCGGCCAGAGCAGACAGCCTGATATTCATTGCCGCTACTTGCCAGCTTTCTTGAGCTTGTTCAGTTCGGCAATAAGAGGCTTGGTGATATCAATGCCATCACCTACGTAAGAAACACCACTTGCTGCCATCTCGAAAATAACCGTGTACCCATTAGCCTTGCCATATTCAGACATGACCTTGACGATTTTTTCGACAATCGGCTGACCAAGTTTCTGCTGCTCCATCTGACGCTTCTGACGGTAAGCGGCAACGCTGTCCTGGTAGTCACGAGCAAGACGACGAAATTCACGCTGCTTGTCCTGCTTGGCTTCCAACTTCAGAGCCAGATCCTGATTCTTGAGCTCGGCCTCAAGCTTCTTGATGGCTTCACCATCTTTCTTGAGGTCTTTTTCCATGGGCGTAAACTTGGCTTTCAGTTTAGCGGCAACGGCTTTGCCGTAGTCACATTGAAGCATGACAGCCTGCATGTTGAATACGCCGATCTTGCTCTCTGCAAAAGCGGACACCTGAAAAACCAAAACAAAGGCAATTGCGAGAAACATTACTTTTTTCATCAAATATCTCCTTAAAATTAATTTCAAAATCTAGAATTGCTGACCCATCATCAACTCGAACTTATGCCGACCGCTTGTACCGATCTTGTCGAGACCGTAACCGTACGCGAATCCGACCGGCCCCATAGGCGAATACCAGTTGAAGCCGAGACCAACGCCCTTGTAAAGACCAAGCGTCGGACTGGTTCCCTTTCGTGAAGGCGAAGAGAAAAACATCTCGCCCTCTTTCCATGAGTTACCGGCATCCAAAAAGACCAATCCGGCTATTCCGTATTCCTTACTTAAAACTCGCGTCAATTCCAAATTCACATAGAAGGCCTTATTACCACCTTCAGACTTGTTATCAGAATCCAAGGGCGTAATAGCGTATCGGGAATACCCTCGCACAGACCCCAAGCCACCCAACTGGAACCTCTGGTCAGTCGGAATACTCGATCCACTGATGTTTTTATGAACAAGTCCGGCCCATGTCTTGGTATGGAAAATCACTTCCTCAAATACAGGGGTATACCATTCGAACAAGCCCAAATACTTAACGAAATCATCAGACCCCTGCAAAGGTCCACCACCAAAGATAATTGAAGCACTGCCAACAGTACCAGTGGTGGTTCTCATAACCCTGTCACGGGTATCACGAGTAAAAGTCGCGCTTATCTGACTGAGAACATGAGAGCCCTTGTCATCTTTTACAGAATCAGCGGCATCATCACTGATATCACGAATAGTGTAATATTCAGCGGTGTAATCCCAGGAAAGCGTGGAGTACTCTCCGACAGGATAGAAAAAGTTTATGGTAGAACCAATACTATCCTTGTCATAGTCACTGAAATCTTCCTTCCGATTATGCGCTTCAAGACCGAAGCCCACATCAGAATCATTGATATGAGGATTAACAAAATTCGCTGTAAATGCCGTTTTGGTACTACTGAAAGCACCATTGAATCCTAAAGAATATCCTTTACCAAAAAGGTTTGACTCAGTGATACCAGCAGCCAGATAAACACTATCGTACGTGGAGTAACCGATACCACCACCGATCTTGCCCGTAGGCTTATCCTTCACCTTGACAATTAAATCCATCTCTTCAGGATTGCCTGTAGGAACCGGAGAGATATCAACTTTTTCAAAAAATCCGAGATTGTTAAGACGTTGATGTGATCTGTTCAAGTTGTCACCACTGAACATATCGCCATCAGCCAGACGCATCTCACGCATGATGACATTATCCCGCGTCATCGTATTGCCTTCAATCAGGACACGGCGAATATGCACTCGCTGATGCTTGGAAATGCTGTAGACAACGTCTACAATTTTCTTTTCAGCATCGTCTTTCAGATTTACCTGAACATCCACATAGGCATACCCATAATCATTATAATAATTGGTCAGTGAGTCGACATCACTCTTGATAATGGAACGATCAAAGTAATCGTCATCTTCTTTCAGCTTGTCGATCTTGGTAACTTCTTTCAGTTTTTCAAGAGAATCGATCAAATCCCCCTTGAAAATGGTCTCACCCATCTTGTAGCGGTCACCTTCCCAGACCTGATAGATGACATCGATTCCATCATCCTTGATTTCTACTTCAGGACGACCAACTTTGACGTCAATAAAACCTTTGCTGGTGTAATACGCCTGAATGGCAGCGGCATCACGATCCAAGAGTTCCTCTTTCAGGACTCCGGAGTTACTGATCCAAGACAGCCAGCCTCGCTCCTTAAGAGCCAAGACATCCTTGATATCGTCAGGATCCAACTGCTTTGCCCCGTCGATAACAACATTCTTGATGTACAGCTTGGGCCCTTCGTCAATAACAAAGGTCAATCGAGCAACTCCGGTTCCGGCTTCCTCGATTTCGTGGGTCACTTTGGCTTTGTAGTAACCTTCCTTGCGATACATCTCGCGAATCACACGGATATCGTCAGCAAGCACTTTGGGGTTGACGATTCCACCTTTCTTCGTGGAAATTGCTTCAATAATATCCTCGGAATCAATGGCGTCCGATCCCTTCACACCCAAAGCCTGAATGCGGGGCTTTTCCTCAACGACAAAAATGACCTTCTTACCGTCAGGAATAGTGTCGACCTTCACTTCAACATCATCGAAATATCCGAGATCATAAATATTTTTCAAGGCAGTATTGACAGCTTTAGCCGTCAACATGTCACCTTTCTGCAAAGTAAGTCGCATGAGAACAACGTCTTTATCCAAGACTTTCGTGCCTTCAACTTCGACCTCTGCAATAATGTCAAGACGGAGAAGATCCATCTTCATTCTGTCGACAAGCTCATCAACCGCGGGAAGAAGATTGATAAGACCTTCCTTTGTGACAGACATCTTCTTGCCTGGATGGGTGCCGTAAGTATCCACAAGACGGGCATCCAAGGTCAGATCATCGCCGATCTGATTCAGAGATCCAAAAACGGAAAAACCGGCACCGGTAAGCAGAGCCAATTCTCGCGCCGACTGCGTGGAAACGGAAGAAACACCTTTCTCTTCAATAAGTCGATTTATCTCAGCAGGATCAACGACTTCAAAACCGGCTTCACGCAAACGGTCAGTCAACAGCTCAGGCAGACTGTCCTGAAGGTAGGAAAGGTCTTCCCCCGCATTCACCTGAAAAGGCAATACGGCGACCTTCACATCCTGAGTGACGCTCTCTGCTGCACCGGCGGCTGATGCCACCAGCATGAGAGTAACGACAACCCCGACAATAAAACAACGTACGCGACTAACGGGCATACAGTTCTCCTGAGCGCAATTCCACACGCCGATGCATCATTTCAGCCAGATTGGGATTATGTGTTACGACGACAAACGTCATACCCAATTCATTATTAAGAGAGACCAGCAATTCACCAATTCTGGCCCCGCTCTCCTCATCAAGATTTCCTGTCGGCTCATCAGCTAGCAACACTTTCGGCCTGAGTAATATCGCTCTGGCAATCGCTGCCCTCTGCCGCTCTCCGCCTGATAATGTCGTCACCTTGTATTCAAGCCTGTGCGACAACCCAACCAGATCAAGAGCTTCTTCAGCCAACTTCAGTCCTTCGGAACGTCCTTTACCCGCTATAAATGCGGGCATGGCAACATTTTCCAAAGTTGAAAACTCAGGCAACAAATGATGAAATTGAAACACAAATCCAATTTCACGATTTCTCAATTCAGCACGTTGCCTATCCCCGAGAGAACTCAGGTTAATACCATTTAAATATATATCACCTGCCGAAGCCGTATCCAGCGTTCCCAACAGATGAAGCAAGGTCGTTTTTCCTGATCCGGAGGCACCGAGCACTGCCAGTGACTCTCCACGATCTATAGTCATATCAACCTGTCGCAGCACTCGAACCGTTTCAGAAGGACCTGCAAAGTCCTTACTGACGGCAACCAAGCGGTATAAGAAGTCTTTACTCATAACGCAAGGCTTCACTCGGACTCAATGCAGCAGCACGTCTCGCCGGATAAATCGTTGCCAAAAAACACAATAAAAACGCCGCTGCCCCAATAGCCACAAGATCGAACGCCTCAAGCCGGACCGGCAGGTAGTCCACCGGGTAAACGTTGCTTGGCAGTTTGATAAACTGGTATTTCTTGAGCAACAGACTGACAGGAACCCCAATCAAAAAACCGATGAATGTTCCGGCCAATCCAATAAACGTCCCCTGCAACATGAAAATCCGACGAATACTCGCCACGTTGGCCCCGATAGACATCAATACAGCAATGTCTTTTGTTTTCTGAATGACCAACATCACCAAGCTCGTGACGATACTGAAGGAACCAACGAGTACAATCATTGCCAAAATAATGAACATCGCAGTCTTTTCAAGCTTCAACGCCGCAAAAAGATTCGCATTCATTTCCTGCCAATGACGCACATAAACCGTAAATGAACCTATGGCTTCCCTCAGATCACCGGAAATCTGTTCGACGTTATAGACGTCATCAACACTGATCTCCAATCCCGACACAACGTCGCCCTTGAATCCAAGCAGCTTTCGCGCAGCCGGAATCGAAACATATCCGAGTGATGAATCATACTCAAACATCCCGGTTCGAAAAATACCGGCAACAATAAAACGGCGAACCCTAGGCGTAAACCCGGCTGAACCGGACCGCCCTGAAGGAGAAAGAAGATTGACTTCCGACCCTTGCGTCAAACCAAGGCGTTTAGCCAGCTCGGACCCAACAATGATTCCCGGAAAATCGCCATGTCCTTCAAGATTGGTAACGTCTCCGCTGACCATATCCTTGGACAAGCTCAAAACGGAATCAGAAGTGGCAGGGTCAATCCCTCGCAAAACCACTCCCTTGACTCCACTTCTGGTCGACAGCATCACTTCGGAGTAGACAAAAGGCGTCACTCCGACAACCCCTTGAACTCTTGAAGCTTCATCGGCCAATTTCTCATAATCCTTAATTCCACCCCGAAGGGAAGTCACCATGATATGAGCATTGACGCCTAGTATCTTTTCTTGAAAATCAGTTGAAAAACCGTTCATGACGCCTATTACGACAATCAGGGCACCCACACCGATCGCAACACCGCATACGGCGAAAAGCGAAACAATGGATATGAACGACTGCTTACGCAGTGCGAACAGATATCTCAATGCCACAAATGTCTCAAACCTCATACACAGCTTCCCATAAGCACACTCAAGAACGTTATCCGATCTCCGGCCTCAGAAGCGGGAACAGGATGACCTCACGAATGGACGCACTATCCGTCAGAAGCATGACCAGACGGTCGATGCCAACGCCCTGTCCGGCAGCCGGGGGCATACCGTACTCAAGTGCCCTGACGTAATCTTCGTCCATGAAATGCGCTTCCTCATCTCCAGCTTCTTTTTCCTTGACCTGCTCCTCAAACCGCCCACGCTGATCCACAGGATCATTGAGCTCAGAGAAAGCATTGGCCAACTCACGGCCTGTCATAAACAGTTCAAAGCGATCCGTAATATCCGGATTCTCTTCATTCCTTCTGGAAAGCGGAGAAATATCAGTCGGATAATGGTAAATAAAGTGCGGCTGTATCAACTTGGGTTCAACAAGCATGTCAAAGAGTTTGGCCTGCAATTTGCCGAGCTTTTCTCCCTCGACAACCTTTTCACCCTTCTCTTTGACCAAGGCCTTACATTTTTCATAATCCGAGTAGACTTCAGGCGACACACCACCAATCTGCTCCAGAGAATCATGAAAGGCCAAGCGGGTCCAGGCACCGACAGACAAGTCGATCTGCTCTCCCTGATACGGAACAACGCTCGACCCCGTAGCCTTGATGGCCACACGCGAAAACATCTCTTCCGTCAAATCCATGAGATCTTCAAAGTTCGCATACGCCCAATAGAATTCAAGCATGGTGAATTCCGGATTGTGCTGCGTTGAAATACCTTCGTTGCGAAAGTTCCTGTTGATCTCGTAAACCCGCTCAAACCCGCCGACCAGAAGACGCTTGAGATACAACTCTGGCGCAATACGCATATAGAGCTTCATGTCGAGCGCATTATGGAACGTCTCAAAAGGCTTGGCTGTCGCGCCACCCGGAATGGCCTGCATCATGGGAGTTTCCACTTCCATGAAGCCTTTCTCATTCAGGAAGTTTCGAAGCTCACGAACGATGGTCGTACGCATCTCGAAGATTTCCTTGGTTCTCGGCGTAACGATCAGATCTACATACCGCTGACGGTATCGAATCTCGACGTCCTTGAGGCCGTGGTATTTCTCAGGCAGGGGCCGCATGGACTTGGACAGCAAGCGAAACGACTTCGTCTTGACGGTCAACTCACCGGTCTTGGTGCGGAAAAGACCGCCATGAACACCGACGATATCGCCGATATCAGTCTTCTTGAACAGCTGATAGGCTTCGGTTCCAAGCTCATCCCTGGCGGCATAAACCTGAATCTTCGCACTGCGATCCTGAAGATGGAAAAATGTGACCTTACCGAACGAACGGTAAGAAACGACGCGACCGGCAATCGCGAAATCAAGATCCTCGGCCACGAGCTCTTCGCCCTCAACTTCGGAGTACTGA from uncultured Pseudodesulfovibrio sp. includes the following:
- the lpxD gene encoding UDP-3-O-(3-hydroxymyristoyl)glucosamine N-acyltransferase, which translates into the protein MNIRLSALAEKLGLEYTGEDRDITGVSTLDKAQADEMSFLVNPKYASQLETTGAGCVLTSAPYVEKLDCALVSSNVYMDLAKVVNLFAQPQGCLEGVSELAYVHPDADIADDAVIYPFAFVGADAVVGPGCVLFAGCYLGERSRLGSKCIMYPNSVVMGGITLGNNVILQPGAVLGGDGFGYAQTPAGHMKIPQIGTLDVADNVEIGANSAIDRAALDSTRIGAGTKIDNLVQIGHNVQIGEHCLIVGQVGIGGSTQVGNGVVLAGQVGVADNVDIGDDVVIGAQGGVSGKVASGSVLMGTPAMPAGTYRKAAGVCLPKLPDLFKRVRKLEKELKAVKDAAGSDD
- the bamA gene encoding outer membrane protein assembly factor BamA; amino-acid sequence: MPVSRVRCFIVGVVVTLMLVASAAGAAESVTQDVKVAVLPFQVNAGEDLSYLQDSLPELLTDRLREAGFEVVDPAEINRLIEEKGVSSVSTQSARELALLTGAGFSVFGSLNQIGDDLTLDARLVDTYGTHPGKKMSVTKEGLINLLPAVDELVDRMKMDLLRLDIIAEVEVEGTKVLDKDVVLMRLTLQKGDMLTAKAVNTALKNIYDLGYFDDVEVKVDTIPDGKKVIFVVEEKPRIQALGVKGSDAIDSEDIIEAISTKKGGIVNPKVLADDIRVIREMYRKEGYYKAKVTHEIEEAGTGVARLTFVIDEGPKLYIKNVVIDGAKQLDPDDIKDVLALKERGWLSWISNSGVLKEELLDRDAAAIQAYYTSKGFIDVKVGRPEVEIKDDGIDVIYQVWEGDRYKMGETIFKGDLIDSLEKLKEVTKIDKLKEDDDYFDRSIIKSDVDSLTNYYNDYGYAYVDVQVNLKDDAEKKIVDVVYSISKHQRVHIRRVLIEGNTMTRDNVIMREMRLADGDMFSGDNLNRSHQRLNNLGFFEKVDISPVPTGNPEEMDLIVKVKDKPTGKIGGGIGYSTYDSVYLAAGITESNLFGKGYSLGFNGAFSSTKTAFTANFVNPHINDSDVGFGLEAHNRKEDFSDYDKDSIGSTINFFYPVGEYSTLSWDYTAEYYTIRDISDDAADSVKDDKGSHVLSQISATFTRDTRDRVMRTTTGTVGSASIIFGGGPLQGSDDFVKYLGLFEWYTPVFEEVIFHTKTWAGLVHKNISGSSIPTDQRFQLGGLGSVRGYSRYAITPLDSDNKSEGGNKAFYVNLELTRVLSKEYGIAGLVFLDAGNSWKEGEMFFSSPSRKGTSPTLGLYKGVGLGFNWYSPMGPVGFAYGYGLDKIGTSGRHKFELMMGQQF
- a CDS encoding ABC transporter ATP-binding protein, whose product is MSKDFLYRLVAVSKDFAGPSETVRVLRQVDMTIDRGESLAVLGASGSGKTTLLHLLGTLDTASAGDIYLNGINLSSLGDRQRAELRNREIGFVFQFHHLLPEFSTLENVAMPAFIAGKGRSEGLKLAEEALDLVGLSHRLEYKVTTLSGGERQRAAIARAILLRPKVLLADEPTGNLDEESGARIGELLVSLNNELGMTFVVVTHNPNLAEMMHRRVELRSGELYAR
- the lpxI gene encoding UDP-2,3-diacylglucosamine diphosphatase LpxI (LpxI, functionally equivalent to LpxH, replaces it in LPS biosynthesis in a minority of bacteria.) — protein: MTKTGSTIGLIAGGLQFPILVAKGIKAHGHRLVVAGFTGHTNMDVVPYADVWKELKLGKLGKLIDYFKSNGVDRVIMAGTISKPKVMDIRHLDMRAVKLLFQQKNKGDSAILGALSGELEREGMPVVPAHEFLPELLTPAGVLTKRKPDDREMEDLQFSWKIAKELGRMDVGQCLVVREGIVSAVEALEGTDEAIRRGCKLGGPGCVVTKVFKPGQQEQVDLPSFGLDTIKVMADGGATCLGVEAGKSLFFDSQEAIACADKSGISIIGLTAGQFDS
- a CDS encoding ARMT1-like domain-containing protein, yielding MNTSLECMPCFMKMVLREAQLACPNDEEMHQKIVMAWGRKLGELDLTLSPPAIARHLGNLVSEMTGCSDLYLEDKREANLCVLKMLPALKKLVEDERVAKDGDSFGLALELAIIGNYIDRGVDIDIDWESELKSVSQSVSPDTLNEVKAKAAPGANILVLGDNTGEIVLDMLLVEELQRRGCKVTYVVRSQPVINDSTMVDAEFVGMTKLCEVIESGVDTPGTVLERCKPEFLDQMREADLILSKGQGNFEALEGRWPNVYCAFKVKCKRVAADAGLDLWSSVLYKTKAPASDVKD
- the lpxA gene encoding acyl-ACP--UDP-N-acetylglucosamine O-acyltransferase, with protein sequence MASDIHPSAVIDSTAELGADVKIGPYVVVGAECKIGDGTFLESHVVIKDYTELGAGNHVHSHAVIGGEPQHTAYQGEKTYTRIGDNNSIRECVTIHRGTVQGAGETRIGSNCMFMAYAHIAHDCIVDDNVIMANAVNLAGHVEVGRNVIISGMSAVQQFIRIGEYTFLGGASGYKLDVPPYMLAHGVRGKLFGPNLIGLRRNGFDAATCKGLKKAYKIIFRSGLTREQSLAQVEAEIVGIPEVERLVAFIRESKNGVTPDHKQRHGNSDS
- a CDS encoding lipoprotein-releasing ABC transporter permease subunit, whose translation is MRFETFVALRYLFALRKQSFISIVSLFAVCGVAIGVGALIVVIGVMNGFSTDFQEKILGVNAHIMVTSLRGGIKDYEKLADEASRVQGVVGVTPFVYSEVMLSTRSGVKGVVLRGIDPATSDSVLSLSKDMVSGDVTNLEGHGDFPGIIVGSELAKRLGLTQGSEVNLLSPSGRSGSAGFTPRVRRFIVAGIFRTGMFEYDSSLGYVSIPAARKLLGFKGDVVSGLEISVDDVYNVEQISGDLREAIGSFTVYVRHWQEMNANLFAALKLEKTAMFIILAMIVLVGSFSIVTSLVMLVIQKTKDIAVLMSIGANVASIRRIFMLQGTFIGLAGTFIGFLIGVPVSLLLKKYQFIKLPSNVYPVDYLPVRLEAFDLVAIGAAAFLLCFLATIYPARRAAALSPSEALRYE
- the fabZ gene encoding 3-hydroxyacyl-ACP dehydratase FabZ, giving the protein MSNEFNLDIKQIMEMLPHRYPFLLVDRVLEFESGVRLKAYKNVSINEPFFQGHFPGLPVMPGVLILEALAQAGGVFVMSTVKEPLGDKVFLFTGLNKVKFRKPVVPGDKLILNVSYEKHKMNIWRMKGVAEVDGQIVAQGEFSAAVAHKGDM
- a CDS encoding OmpH family outer membrane protein, encoding MKKVMFLAIAFVLVFQVSAFAESKIGVFNMQAVMLQCDYGKAVAAKLKAKFTPMEKDLKKDGEAIKKLEAELKNQDLALKLEAKQDKQREFRRLARDYQDSVAAYRQKRQMEQQKLGQPIVEKIVKVMSEYGKANGYTVIFEMAASGVSYVGDGIDITKPLIAELNKLKKAGK